One genomic window of Punica granatum isolate Tunisia-2019 chromosome 1, ASM765513v2, whole genome shotgun sequence includes the following:
- the LOC116192302 gene encoding uclacyanin-2-like isoform X1 yields the protein MPAAAAIWRNLAAAATFALLVATAAAYTNHTVGGEPGWFFNATANTSSANFSDWAASQTFGLGDYLIFITNTNQTVIQTFNLTTYDACNADDASDDDTFEYNGGNAAFGERLTIPVPLTHEGLNYFFSDTDDGVQCVNGMRFAVDVKHGAGLPPSLSQPPPPPYTSPPQSPPVTIYNPSANRALRTSASMHQAACVLSLLALVLLF from the exons ATGCCCGCGGCAGCGGCAATCTGGCGGAATCTGGCCGCCGCGGCGACATTCGCCCTCCTCGTCGCCACCGCGGCCGCGTACACCAACCACACCGTGGGCGGCGAGCCCGGCTGGTTCTTCAATGCCACCGCCAACACCTCCTCCGCTAACTTCTCCGACTGGGCCGCCTCTCAGACCTTCGGCCTCGGCGACTACCTCA TATTCATCACCAACACGAACCAGACAGTGATTCAAACCTTTAACCTGACGACCTACGATGCCTGCAACGCAGATGACGCGTCAGACGACGATACCTTCGAGTACAACGGCGGCAACGCTGCGTTCGGTGAACGGCTAACCATCCCAGTGCCGTTGACACACGAGGGCCTCAACTACTTCTTCTCAGACACCGACGATGGCGTCCAGTGCGTCAATGGGATGCGGTTTGCAGTTGATGTCAAACACGGAGCCGGCCTCCCGCCCAGCCTCAGCCAGCCCCCTCCTCCTCCGTACACTAGTCCGCCCCAGTCCCCCCCAGTGACTATATATAATCCGTCGGCCAACAGAGCTCTTCGAACAAGCGCTAGCATGCACCAGGCGGCTTGTGTTCTTTCCTTGCTGGCGTTAGTCTTATTATTTTAG
- the LOC116192302 gene encoding cucumber peeling cupredoxin-like isoform X2, with protein sequence MPAAAAIWRNLAAAATFALLVATAAAYTNHTVGGEPGWFFNATANTSSANFSDWAASQTFGLGDYLNDASDDDTFEYNGGNAAFGERLTIPVPLTHEGLNYFFSDTDDGVQCVNGMRFAVDVKHGAGLPPSLSQPPPPPYTSPPQSPPVTIYNPSANRALRTSASMHQAACVLSLLALVLLF encoded by the exons ATGCCCGCGGCAGCGGCAATCTGGCGGAATCTGGCCGCCGCGGCGACATTCGCCCTCCTCGTCGCCACCGCGGCCGCGTACACCAACCACACCGTGGGCGGCGAGCCCGGCTGGTTCTTCAATGCCACCGCCAACACCTCCTCCGCTAACTTCTCCGACTGGGCCGCCTCTCAGACCTTCGGCCTCGGCGACTACCTCA ATGACGCGTCAGACGACGATACCTTCGAGTACAACGGCGGCAACGCTGCGTTCGGTGAACGGCTAACCATCCCAGTGCCGTTGACACACGAGGGCCTCAACTACTTCTTCTCAGACACCGACGATGGCGTCCAGTGCGTCAATGGGATGCGGTTTGCAGTTGATGTCAAACACGGAGCCGGCCTCCCGCCCAGCCTCAGCCAGCCCCCTCCTCCTCCGTACACTAGTCCGCCCCAGTCCCCCCCAGTGACTATATATAATCCGTCGGCCAACAGAGCTCTTCGAACAAGCGCTAGCATGCACCAGGCGGCTTGTGTTCTTTCCTTGCTGGCGTTAGTCTTATTATTTTAG